One part of the Deltaproteobacteria bacterium genome encodes these proteins:
- a CDS encoding LLM class flavin-dependent oxidoreductase, producing MREGLLVLGDHLPNPHTGVKTTAAQRHRQIVELAVRCEALGFDSVWLGEHHLCDYILSSPPVVLAAIAERTTRMRLGTGVTLLGSLDPVRAAEDYATVDVLSNGRVEVVAGRGVLRRTYSDFGFDPDQSRELYDENVALLLAAWTGEPAQLEAKHRPSLRDVTVHPRPVQRPHPPLWIGGGSSFGSIDLAARLGLPLMLPSVLAPPAAFAPYVARYREQFVANGPGREKPVVGACSHVHVARDSQTARARWRPFHLQYITWVTQVLIPWGGVNLAQREQRSTPPPTAAPDYDALLRGPSVCGSPAEVADRIGEMRDALGLDVHIAMFDHGGIDDDTLADATELFGVKVIPEVTRG from the coding sequence ATGCGCGAAGGCCTGCTCGTTCTCGGCGATCACCTCCCGAACCCGCACACCGGGGTCAAGACGACCGCCGCGCAGCGGCATCGCCAGATCGTGGAGCTGGCAGTGCGCTGCGAGGCGCTGGGCTTCGACTCGGTGTGGCTCGGCGAGCACCACCTCTGCGACTACATCCTCTCGTCGCCGCCGGTCGTGCTCGCTGCGATCGCGGAGCGCACGACGCGCATGCGGCTGGGCACGGGGGTCACACTGCTCGGCTCGCTCGATCCCGTCCGCGCGGCGGAGGATTACGCCACGGTGGACGTGCTCTCGAACGGGCGCGTCGAGGTGGTCGCGGGCCGCGGCGTGCTGCGCCGCACGTACAGCGACTTCGGCTTCGATCCCGACCAGTCGCGCGAGCTCTACGACGAGAACGTCGCGCTGCTGCTGGCGGCGTGGACCGGCGAGCCCGCGCAGCTCGAGGCGAAGCACCGCCCCTCACTGCGCGACGTGACGGTGCATCCGCGCCCGGTGCAGCGTCCGCACCCGCCGCTCTGGATCGGCGGTGGTAGCTCGTTCGGTTCGATCGACCTCGCGGCGCGCCTCGGGCTGCCCCTCATGCTGCCGAGCGTGCTCGCACCGCCCGCCGCGTTCGCGCCGTACGTCGCGCGCTATCGCGAACAGTTCGTCGCGAACGGGCCGGGCCGCGAGAAGCCTGTGGTCGGCGCGTGCAGTCACGTGCACGTCGCACGCGATTCGCAGACGGCGCGTGCGCGCTGGCGCCCGTTTCACCTGCAGTACATCACCTGGGTGACGCAGGTGCTGATCCCGTGGGGCGGCGTGAACCTCGCGCAGCGTGAGCAGCGCTCCACGCCGCCGCCGACCGCGGCGCCCGACTACGACGCGCTGCTGCGCGGGCCCTCGGTCTGCGGCAGCCCCGCGGAGGTCGCCGATCGCATCGGCGAGATGCGCGACGCGCTCGGGCTCGACGTGCACATCGCGATGTTCGACCACGGCGGCATCGACGACGACACGCTCGCCGACGCGACCGAGTTGTTCGGGGTGAAGGTGATTCCCGAAGTGACGCGCGGCTGA
- a CDS encoding SDR family NAD(P)-dependent oxidoreductase — protein sequence MEQLRNRVAVITGGASGIGFATAQALAREGTRIVLADIEEKALTASVEKIRALGVAAEGVVCDVSSRKSVEALADAAFSKMGAVHIVFLNAGVAVSGPVTNMTHDDWRWVIDVDLWGVIHGVESFAQRIVEQGEGGHIAATASFAGMVPNVGLGAYCVAKYGVVALMEVLHRELREHGVGASVLCPMRVKTNIDASGRNRQRDYGGPEKQNYPDVDESQMAGRLIAVESVGELVVDGIKRNQLYLFPHAEAREFIQRRFKRIDQAFES from the coding sequence ATGGAGCAGCTACGCAACCGGGTGGCGGTGATTACGGGCGGCGCGAGCGGGATCGGCTTCGCGACGGCGCAGGCGCTCGCGCGCGAGGGCACGCGCATCGTGCTCGCGGACATCGAGGAGAAGGCGCTCACTGCTTCGGTGGAGAAGATCCGCGCGCTCGGCGTCGCAGCCGAGGGCGTCGTGTGCGACGTGTCCTCGCGCAAATCCGTGGAGGCGCTCGCCGACGCCGCGTTCTCGAAGATGGGCGCGGTGCACATCGTGTTCTTGAACGCGGGCGTCGCGGTGAGCGGCCCCGTCACGAACATGACCCACGACGACTGGCGCTGGGTGATCGATGTCGATCTCTGGGGCGTGATCCACGGCGTCGAATCGTTCGCGCAGCGCATCGTGGAGCAGGGCGAGGGCGGCCACATCGCCGCGACCGCGTCGTTCGCCGGCATGGTCCCGAACGTCGGGCTCGGCGCGTACTGCGTCGCGAAGTACGGTGTCGTCGCGCTCATGGAAGTGCTGCACCGCGAGCTGCGCGAGCACGGCGTCGGGGCATCGGTGCTGTGCCCGATGCGCGTGAAGACCAACATCGATGCCTCGGGCCGCAACCGGCAGCGCGACTACGGCGGCCCCGAGAAGCAGAACTATCCCGACGTGGACGAGTCGCAGATGGCAGGGCGCCTGATCGCGGTCGAGAGCGTCGGCGAGCTCGTCGTCGACGGCATCAAGCGCAACCAGCTCTACTTGTTCCCCCACGCCGAGGCGCGCGAGTTCATTCAACGCCGCTTCAAGCGTATCGATCAGGCGTTCGAGTCCTAA
- a CDS encoding DUF4437 domain-containing protein, with protein sequence MTRVPLLAFLLFGAAGAAFAEAPRQAFVRDHTDAALQWGACPPVFPEGCDVSVLEGDPAAGRSDVFLRVQPGITLARHIHTSAEHIVLVAGELEVEYEGQAPATLRAWSYAYGPARLAHLATCKSADACVLFIAFESPIDAIAAPSTPAQP encoded by the coding sequence ATGACCCGCGTGCCGTTGCTGGCGTTCCTACTGTTCGGTGCCGCTGGCGCCGCCTTCGCAGAGGCTCCGCGCCAAGCCTTCGTCCGCGATCACACCGACGCGGCTCTGCAGTGGGGCGCCTGTCCGCCGGTGTTCCCCGAAGGCTGTGATGTCAGCGTCTTGGAGGGCGATCCCGCGGCGGGACGATCCGATGTCTTCCTGCGCGTTCAGCCCGGGATCACGTTGGCTCGGCACATCCACACCTCGGCGGAGCACATCGTGCTCGTCGCCGGCGAGCTCGAGGTCGAGTACGAGGGCCAAGCGCCCGCCACGCTGCGCGCCTGGAGCTACGCCTACGGACCCGCGCGCTTGGCCCACCTCGCAACGTGCAAGAGCGCGGACGCATGCGTGCTATTCATCGCGTTCGAGTCGCCCATCGACGCGATCGCAGCGCCGAGTACGCCCGCTCAGCCCTGA
- a CDS encoding GNAT family N-acetyltransferase, translated as MPLPQLLRTERLLLLRWRASDRAPFAALGADPRVMKHLGTLMTRAESDALAARIEAHFASHDFGLWALEAPGDVAFAGFVGLAHARFPAAFNPSVEIGWRLAPEYQGRGYASEAAREVLRFGFEQLGLGEILAFTTATNLASQRVMERIGMQRDCAGDFEHPALPAGDALRAHVLYRARP; from the coding sequence ATGCCGCTGCCGCAGTTGTTGCGAACCGAGCGCCTCCTGCTGCTCCGCTGGCGCGCGAGCGATCGCGCGCCGTTCGCCGCGCTCGGCGCCGACCCGCGCGTGATGAAGCATCTCGGCACGCTCATGACCCGCGCCGAGAGCGACGCCCTCGCGGCTCGCATCGAGGCGCACTTCGCCTCGCACGATTTCGGCCTGTGGGCGCTCGAGGCGCCCGGCGACGTCGCGTTCGCGGGCTTCGTCGGCCTCGCGCACGCGCGCTTCCCGGCCGCGTTCAACCCGAGCGTCGAGATCGGCTGGCGCCTCGCGCCCGAGTACCAAGGCCGCGGCTATGCGAGCGAAGCCGCGCGCGAGGTGCTGCGCTTCGGCTTCGAGCAGCTCGGGCTCGGGGAGATCCTCGCGTTCACGACCGCGACGAACCTGGCCTCACAGCGGGTGATGGAGCGCATCGGCATGCAGCGCGATTGCGCGGGCGACTTCGAGCACCCCGCGCTGCCGGCGGGCGACGCGCTGCGAGCGCACGTGCTCTATCGAGCGCGGCCGTGA
- a CDS encoding pyridoxal phosphate-dependent aminotransferase: MFAARADWDLTLSPHAARAAALRAEGRTLYDLTNANPASLPLPGALLAEALAGVAREPQTRAYAPDPRGDLAAREAIAAYHRGQGARIGAEQIVLTAGTSEGYAHLFRVLADPGDTVHLPTPGYPLFEHLAELEGLRTARYRLVTPRAGEARWPLDLDGLASTLSARSRALVAIHPHNPTGSLVAPADLASLRAVCAERELALLSDEVFADSAPAPTSALACAEPEALTCVLSGASKVLGVAQLKVAWIAVDGPPRLREAALAKLEFAADAYLSVSPLVARMLPALFARRDEIRAAIGARVAANRAALCEALRAAPNACVLPAEAGWAAIVRVAGDRADEALALAALEVDVLIHPGSLFELGGDESCTHLVASLLAPEEEFAAGARALAATLARAGAR; encoded by the coding sequence ATGTTCGCCGCGCGCGCCGACTGGGACCTCACGCTGAGCCCACATGCCGCGCGCGCCGCCGCGCTGCGCGCAGAAGGCCGCACGCTCTACGACCTCACGAACGCGAACCCCGCCTCGCTCCCGCTGCCCGGCGCGCTGCTCGCGGAGGCACTCGCGGGTGTCGCGCGCGAGCCGCAGACGCGCGCCTACGCGCCCGATCCGCGCGGCGATCTCGCGGCGCGCGAGGCGATCGCGGCGTACCACCGCGGGCAGGGCGCGCGCATCGGTGCGGAGCAGATCGTGCTCACGGCCGGCACGAGCGAGGGTTACGCGCATCTGTTTCGCGTGCTCGCAGATCCAGGCGACACGGTGCACTTGCCCACTCCTGGGTACCCGCTGTTCGAGCATCTCGCCGAGCTCGAGGGGCTGCGCACCGCGCGCTACCGCCTCGTCACGCCGCGCGCGGGCGAAGCGCGCTGGCCGCTCGATCTCGACGGCCTCGCGAGCACGCTGAGCGCACGCAGCCGCGCACTCGTGGCGATCCATCCGCACAACCCGACGGGCTCGCTCGTTGCGCCCGCTGATCTCGCGAGCTTGCGCGCAGTCTGCGCAGAGCGTGAGCTCGCGCTGCTCTCGGACGAGGTGTTCGCGGACTCGGCGCCGGCGCCGACGAGCGCGCTCGCGTGCGCGGAGCCCGAGGCGCTGACCTGCGTGCTGTCGGGCGCGTCGAAGGTGCTGGGGGTGGCGCAGCTGAAGGTGGCCTGGATCGCGGTGGACGGACCGCCGCGCCTGCGCGAGGCCGCGCTCGCGAAGCTCGAGTTCGCTGCGGACGCCTATCTCTCGGTGTCGCCCCTGGTTGCGCGAATGCTTCCCGCACTGTTCGCGCGGCGCGACGAGATTCGGGCCGCGATCGGCGCGCGGGTCGCTGCGAACCGTGCCGCGCTGTGCGAGGCGCTGCGCGCTGCGCCGAACGCCTGCGTCCTGCCCGCGGAAGCGGGATGGGCGGCGATCGTGCGCGTCGCGGGCGACCGCGCCGACGAGGCGCTCGCGCTCGCGGCGCTCGAGGTCGACGTGCTGATCCATCCCGGCTCGCTGTTCGAGCTCGGCGGCGACGAGTCGTGCACTCACCTCGTCGCGAGTCTGCTCGCGCCCGAGGAGGAGTTCGCCGCGGGCGCGCGCGCGCTCGCCGCGACGCTCGCGCGCGCGGGTGCGCGATGA
- a CDS encoding NAD-dependent epimerase/dehydratase family protein: MKLLVTGATGFAGSHIARCALARGHEVRVLARTPAKAERLFAGARVEVAAGDMTDRAAVRAALAGCDAVVHAAAAVSLDPRDATRLLRENVAGTACVLGGARELGLAHAVYVSSLTAIWSLPGPDPSAASAVRAGTAGYALAKCEAERAARALQDAGAPLAIVYPSGLIGPDDPGLAFAEPGAPLALSEAVRAFRGFTHTTLATSGGLASVDARDLALFCVRLVETQRAGRFVVGGQFHSWDELVAALEPLLGRAVPRLRAPAWLLRGAGSALDLARRVRPIASLISREAMEYATRMRPLPNDGALAELGVSLRPLAETYRDTLASFEALRVRRRTEGGSQTLRA, from the coding sequence ATGAAGCTGCTCGTCACGGGCGCGACCGGCTTCGCGGGCTCTCACATCGCGCGCTGTGCCCTCGCGCGCGGTCACGAGGTGCGCGTGCTCGCGCGCACGCCCGCGAAGGCCGAGCGCCTGTTCGCGGGCGCGCGCGTCGAGGTCGCGGCGGGCGACATGACGGATCGCGCGGCAGTGCGCGCCGCGCTCGCGGGCTGCGACGCGGTCGTCCACGCAGCCGCTGCCGTGTCGCTCGATCCGCGCGACGCCACGCGTCTCCTGCGCGAGAACGTCGCGGGCACGGCGTGCGTGCTCGGCGGCGCGCGCGAGCTCGGGCTCGCGCACGCCGTGTACGTATCGAGCCTGACCGCGATCTGGTCGCTGCCGGGCCCCGATCCGAGCGCCGCGAGCGCGGTGCGCGCGGGCACAGCGGGCTACGCGCTCGCCAAGTGCGAGGCCGAGCGCGCCGCGCGCGCACTCCAGGACGCGGGCGCGCCGCTCGCGATCGTCTACCCGAGCGGACTGATCGGGCCGGACGATCCGGGCCTCGCCTTCGCCGAGCCCGGCGCGCCGCTCGCGCTGAGTGAAGCCGTGCGCGCGTTCCGAGGCTTCACGCACACCACGCTCGCGACGAGCGGCGGCCTGGCTTCGGTCGACGCGCGCGATCTCGCGCTCTTCTGCGTGCGCCTCGTGGAGACGCAGCGGGCGGGGCGCTTCGTGGTCGGGGGCCAGTTCCACAGCTGGGACGAGTTGGTCGCGGCGCTCGAGCCATTATTAGGAAGGGCGGTGCCGCGCCTGCGCGCACCTGCGTGGTTGTTACGGGGCGCGGGCTCCGCACTCGACCTCGCGCGGCGCGTGCGGCCCATCGCTTCGCTGATCTCGCGCGAGGCGATGGAGTACGCGACGCGCATGCGGCCCCTGCCGAACGACGGCGCCCTCGCGGAGCTCGGCGTCTCGCTGCGGCCCCTCGCGGAGACGTACCGAGACACGCTCGCCTCGTTCGAGGCGCTGCGCGTGAGACGGCGCACAGAAGGCGGCTCGCAGACCCTGCGCGCCTGA